GCGAGCCTCCGGTGATCAGGGCCACTTGGCCGGTCAGGTCGAACAATGCTTTCACGCTCATGGGTGCTGTCTCCTTGCGGGGTTTGGGAAAGTGCAGCGCCCAAGGTAGCGGCTTGCGCACGGCGGCGCTGTCATGTCGGCAACTGGGGCCGCCTGGTGCGCCGCCCTCCTACCCACGCAGCGCCGGGTGCGTCCTAGCATGGGCGGCGCCCGCCCTGCCACCCTGCCCTTTGCGCCCTGCCGTCCATGCCTGCAACCACCGCTCCACCACCTGCCCGCCGTGCCCTCGCCGCCTGCTTGCTGCTGTGCGCGGCGCTGGCGGCCTGCGATCCGCGCCCGGCGGACAAGCCGCTGCAGCCCACGGCGCCGCCCGTGCCCAGCCCTTCGGCCACGGCGGCACCAGCACCAGCACCAGCACCAGCGCAGGCCAGACTCGGTATTTATACGAAAAGTGCCTCAAACCCTTTACCAGCAAGCGCTGACAGCTACTACAAATATAGCAACAGGTTGATTCTCTGCGGCTGATGCACCCACGAAAAAAGCCGGCGCCCGCAGCAGGCCCGGCCTTCATGGTGCAGCGCGGCGGCAGCTGCGCCGCTCAGCCCTTGTGCCTCAGTCGAACGGCTGGGGGCGCTTGGTCTTGTCGCTGGACGGCGGCAGGATGGGCAGCACGATCTGGGGCTGCTCGCCGGTCAGCGTCTTCAGGAAGGCCACGATGTCAGCGTTTTCCTGCTCGCTGAACTTGCGCCCGAGCTGGATGCGGCCCATGGTGTCCACGGCCTGGGCCAGCGTATCGGCGGCGCCGTCGTGGAAGTAGGGGTAGGTCAGCTCGACGTTGCGCAGCGTCGGCACCTTGAAGTTGAAGCGCTCGGCGTCGTTCTTGGTCACGGCGTAGCGGCCTTCCGCCGGGTTGTCGGTCTGGTAAGGCTCGACCAGGCCCATCTTCTGGAACGAGGTACCGCCCAGGTTGGGGCCGTTGTGGCAGGCCACGCAGCCCGAGCCCTTGAACAGCTCGTAGCCGCGCAGCTCCTGCGCGTTGATGGCCTGCTTGTCGCCCTTGAGCCATTTGTCGAAGCGCGCATTGGGCGTGACCAGGGTTTCCTCGAAAGCGGCGATGGCCGTGGTCACTTCGTTGATGGTCAGCTTGTCGTGGCCGAAGACCTGCTTGAACTCGGCCACGTACTGCGGGATGGAGCGCAGCATGTCCAGCGCCAGGTCATGGGTGAAGGCCATCTCGCCCGGGTTGGCGATCGGCCCGCCGGCCTGCTCGCGCAAATCCTTGGCGCGGCCGTCCCAGAACTGCGCCATGTTCAGGCTGGAGTTGAGCACCGTGGGCGAGTTGATCGGCCCTTTTTGCCAGTTGTGGCCGATGGAGGTCTTGAGGTTGTCCGAGCCGCCCATGCTCAGGTTGTGGCAGGAGTTGCACGAGATGAAGCCCGAGCGCGACAGGCGCGGGTCGAACCACAGCTTCTTGCCCAGCTCGGCCTGGGCAGCGTTGACGTTTCGGGCCGGCTCGATGGGCTGCACCGGCTCGGCAGCGCGCGCCGGGGCCAAGGCCAGCATGGCGGCGGCGGACACGGCGCCCAGCACCAAGCGCAGGACGGGGGACTTGAACAGGGGTTTATCTCGCATGGGGCACTCCACTCGTATCGTTGTATGGGTGCAGGGCAACGAGGCCGCTGCAACCCCATTCTTCGGGAATACCCTGGGCTGCACTTTGACTTGAGGCAAAGCAAGACTATTTTTTCAACAGGGTCTTTGCCGCCCTTCGGCCCTGCCTTTTTCAGCGCCCGCGCAGCAGGCGCACGGCGTGCGGCAGGGACTGCGCCTCGGGCAGGAAGTGCTGCAGCGCCGCGCCCAGCACGGCGGCGCACAGGGTGGCGCCCAGCAGCGGCTTCCAGGTCAGGCGCACGGCGGCGCCCAGCCAGCCGGCGCGCTCGGCGCCCATGGCGGCGCGCGCCGCCGCCACCGAGAACGCCAGCTCCACGGCCACCGCCAGCAGCACCTCGGAGCTGAAATACAGCCAGGCCAGGGTGCCGGCGCCCGTCAGCAGCGCTGCGCCCAGCAGGAAGATGGCCAGCACCGGCACGATGACCACCGCGCCCTCGTCCACGCCGGACACCGCCTCCAGCGCCCCGCCGGCGGCATCGCCCAGGCTGCCGCCACCCGCCTCCAGGCCACTGCCGCCGTCGAACAGACCGACCTGCGCTGCCCCGGCGCTGTCGAACTGCCCGCTGGCCCCGCCGCCGGCAAAGCGTCCGCCGCCACCGCTGCCCCAGGAGCCGCTCCCCGCACTACCGCCTGCACTGCCGCCGGCGCGCCCGTCGCCTACCGGCCAGCCGCCATCGAGCCAGGCGTCGCCGCCGCGCCCCCACCGATCCGGGCGGCGCACCAGCCAGCCGGCCCACAGGCGCAGCACCAGCAGATAGGCCAGATAGCCCGCGCCCAGCGTGAGCAGGTAGCGCAGCGCCAGCGACTGCACGCCCAGCGTGCGCAGCACGTGCGCGCTGCTCCACATCAGCACCAGCGTGAAGCTGCCGATGAGCAGGCCATGCAGGCGCAGCGCATGGCGCCGCTGCAAACCGTCGGCCAGCGGCGCACGCTGGCGCGCCTGCAGCCGGCGCCAGTTCGAGCGTGGCCCGGGGGAGTCTGGCCGGGTGCTGCGGGGCATGGGGCGTTGTGCGTTGGCGCTTTCAGTCGCCCTCGACGCTCACCGGCACGCGCGGCGCCAGGGCGCACATCAGCTCGTAGCCGATAGTGCCGGCCGCCTGCGCCACCTCGTCGATGGGCAGCAGGGCGCCGCCCGGGCCACGGCCCCACAGCGTGACGGCGCTGCCGATGCCGGCGCCGGGCACGGGGTCAGATCCACGGTCAGCATATCCATGCTGATGCGCCCGACCAGGCGCGTGCGCACGCCATCGACCAGCACCGGCGTGCCGCTGGGCGCATGGCGCGGGTAGCCGTCGGCATAGCCGCAGGCGACCACGCCGATGCTCATCGGCTCAGGCGCGACGAAGCGCGAGCCGTAGCCCACGGTGTCGCCGGCGTTCAGCTGCTGCACGCCGATCAGGCGCGAGGCCAGCGTCATGGCCGGCTGCAACTGCCACTCCTGCGCCGTGCGCTCGGGGTGGTCGGGCGCGCTGCCATACAGCGCGATGCCGGCGCGCACCCAGTCCAGGCGCACGCCGGCCTGCAGGCCGTGGCGCAGCAGCGCCGCGCTGTTGCAAATGCTGCGTTCGCCCGGCAGATCCTGGCTGGCGCCCTGGAACGCCGCCAGCTGATGGGCAATGCCGCGCGCGCCGTCGGCGTCGGAGAAATGCGTCATCAGCGAGATCTCGTCCACCTGCGGCAAGGCCGACAGCCGGGCAAAGGCGGCCCGAAAGCGCCCGGGCGCAAAACCCAGGCGGTTCATGCCCGAGTTCATCTTCAGGAACACCCGGTGCGGCGCGTGCGTCTTGTGCGCCGACAGCCAGTCGATCTGCGCGTCGCAATGCACCACATGCCACAGCGACAGGCGCGAGCACAGCTCCAGGTCGCGCGGCTCGAACACGCCCTCCAGCAGCAGGATGGGGCAGCGCCAGCCGAGCTGGCGCACGCGCTGCGCCTCGGCCAGATCCAGCAGCGCGATGCCGTCGGCGGCACGCACGGCGTCCCAGACGCGCTCGATGCCGTGGCCGTAGGCATCGGCCTTGACCACGGCCCACAGGCGCGCGTCGGGCGCGGCGCGGCGCGCGCGCTCCAGGTTGGCGCGCACGGCGGCCGGGTGGATGGTGGCGTGAATGGGGCGCGGCATGGCAGGTCGGGCACGGGAGTCGCGAGGGGGCATTCTCACATTGACGCCGCAACCCCCGTGCTATAACCACCCGTCGCTCCCCGGAGTGCCTGGAGTTTTCAAGGTCCGCCGGCCAACGCCGACGGCACATCTCGCCCCCGATGAAGCGCGGTTTCTACACCATCATGTCGGCGCAGTTTTTCAGCTCGCTGGCCGACAACGCCCTGTTCGTGACCGCCGTGGAGCTGCTGCGTACCAGCGGCGCGCCCGAGTGGCAGCGCGCCGCGCTAGTGCCGATGTTCGCGCTGTTCTACGTCGTGCTGGCTCCTTTCGTCGGCGCCTTTGCCGACTCGCAGCCCAAGGGCCGCGTCATGTTCATCAGCAACGCCATCAAGGTGGTCGGCTGCCTGATGATGCTCTACGGCTCGCACCCGCTGCTGGCCTATGCCGTGGTCGGCCTGGGCGCGGCGGCGTATTCGCCCGCCAAGTACGGCATCCTGACCGAGCTGCTGCCGGCCTCGCAACTGGTGCAGGCCAATGGCTGGATCGAGGGGCTGACCATTGCCTCCATCATCCTGGGCGTGCTGCTGGGCGGGCAGCTGGTGGCGCCGCACATCTCGGGCATCTTGCTGGCGCTGGACTTTCCGCTGATCGACTTCGGCATCGACCTGCCCGCCGAGTCCGCCATCATGGCCCTGGTGCCCATCTACGGCCTGGCGGCCTGGTTCAACCTGCGCATCCCGCGCACCAACGTGGAACTGCGCCCCATGCCGCGCAACCCGCTGGCACTGCTACCCGATTTCTGGACGTGCAATGGCCGGCTGTGGCGCGACCGGCTGGGGCAGATCTCGCTGTCCACGACCACGCTGTTCTGGGGCGTGTCGGGCAATCTGCGCTACATCGTGCTGGCCTGGAGCGCTGCCGCGCTGGGCTATGGCGTGACGCAGGCCTCGGCGCTGGTCGGCGTGGTGGCCATCGGCACTGCCGCAGGCGCCATCCTGGCCTCGACCCGCATGAGGCTGGACACGGCCACGCGCGTCATCCCGCTGGGCATTGCCATGGGCGTGTTCGTGATGCTGATGAACGTCATCCACAGCATCTGGCTGGCGATACCGTTTCTGATCATCCTGGGCGCTCTGGGCGGCTTTCTGGTCGTGCCCATGAATGCGCTCCTGCAGCACCGCGGGCACAACCTGATGGGCGCGGGCCGCTCCATCGCCGTGCAGAACTTCAACGAGCAGGCGGCCATCCTGGGCATGGGTGCGTTCTACAGCCTGTCCACCAGGTTCGGCCTGTCGGCCTTTGGCGCCATCACCATCTTTGGCCTGCTGGTGGCCGTGGTCATGTGGTTGATCGGGCGCTGGCACCGCTACAACCTGCGCTGCCACGCCCGGGAGATGGAGCAGCTGCTCGCCATCGCCCGCAGCGATCAGCACTGACCGCCTCTCCAAAACTCCTTTTTTTATAGCTGTCAGCGCTTGCCAGTCAAGGGCTAGAGGCATTTTTGACATGAATTCTTCATGAAGACACCACTGCCCGTCCTGGCCTTGCTGTTCAACGCCCTGATCTGGGGCCTGGCCTGGTGGCCGTTCCGGCAGATGCTGGACGCCGGCCTGCATCCGCTGTGGGCCACGGCGCTGATGTATGCCGCTATCGTGGCGGTGCTGACGCTGGCGCGCCCGGGCATCTGGGCGCAGGCGCGCGCCGTGCCGGCCCTGCTGCTGCTGGCCTTCAGCTCGGGGCTGAACAACGTGGCCTTCAACTGGGCAATCTCGATTGGCGACGTGGTGCGCGTCATCCTGCTGTTCTATCTGATGCCGGCCTGGGCCGTGCTGCTGGCCTGGCGCATCCTGGGCGAGCGGCCCACCCCCGCAGCGCTGGGCCGCCTGGCGCTGGCCTTTGCCGGCGTGCTGCTGGTGCTGTGGCCGCAGGGCGCGGGCGCCAGCGCCCGGCTGTCGGCCACGCTTGGCCTGGCCGATGGGCTGGCGCTGCTGGGCGGCTTCATGTTCGCGCTGACCAACGTGCTGCTGCGGCGGATGCAGGCCGTGCCCAGCCAGGCGCGCATGTTGGCCATGTTCGTCGGCTGCTGCGCCATGGCACTGCTGGCAGCCCTGGGCGGGCAGGCCCTGGCGCTGGTGCCGGCGTTTCCGGCCTTCGATGCGCGCTGGGCGCTGGCGGCGGCGGGCCTGGCCGTACTGCTGATGGTGGGCAACTGGGCGCTGCAGTACGGCGCAGCGCGCCTGGCTGCCGGCACCACGGCGGTGGTCATGTTGTCGGAAGTGGTCTTTGCCAGCGGCTCGTCCATGCTGGCCGGCAGCGCCCAGCCGACGGCGCAGACCCTGCTGGGCGGCGCTCTGGTAGTGGGCGCGGCACTGCTGGCGGCGCTGCGGCGGTGAGGGGAGGTTGTGCGTTGTGCGTTTGTTCACGCTCAACCGCAACCCTCGGCGGGCCTACAGCCGCCAGCGCCCACGCCTGACGCGGGAATCAGGCCGGCCCGGCACGCACCGGGCGCCGGCAGCGGCCAGCATCGGGCGGACATCCATCCAAACCTCAGGAGAGCCGCCCATGTCCCGCCAGCCCCCCTTCGCCCGCGCCACCTGGCCCCGCCTGTGCCTCGCCCTGCTGGTAGCCGCCTCGGCCTTTGCCAGCGGCTGCAACCGCCGTGACGAGACCCCGCCCACGGCCAACCAGCCAGCGCTGCGCGACCTGCCCAGCGCCGCCGAGCCAGCCCCGGCCACAGCCGCCAACGTGCCGCCGCCCGCTGCCGCCGATGCCTCCGACGCATCCGGGACGGCGACCGCCCTGCCCTCTGACCCGGCCACGCCCTCGGAGGGCAACCGCAGCCCGGCGCAGGGCGACGCCACGCCAGTGCCGGCGCCCGAGCAGGGCGAGCGCGCCGCCGTCAACCCCGCCGGCACCAGCACCAGCTCGCCAGCCCTGATGGGGCCGGGCACGGGCGATGCCTCGGGCAGCCCGGCCAGCAGTAGCAGCGCCCGCTGAGTCCGCCTCAGGCGCCCGTCGCAGGCGCCTCGGGTGCCTCGGGTGCTTCAGGCGTTTCAGGTATCTCGGATGCTGCCTCCTGCGCCGGCGCCGCGCGCAGCCGGCGCGCCCGTGCCAGCTGCTGGGTGACCTGGCGCCTGTCCATCCCGTACATGTCGGCAAAGTGCTCGGGCGTGGCGCCACTGGCCTCGAAGGCGCGCAGCAGCGCTTCGGCCCGGGCATCACGCTCGGCGACTTCGGCAAAGGCCTCGTCGAGCAGCGCATTGGCGCGCTCATCGCGCCCGCGCACCAGCGCGTCGTAGGCGTCCCGCGTCAAGCCGCTGGTCTCGAAAGCCTGGGCGATGCGCCGGCGCAGCTTAGTCGCCAAGTCCTCCCCATCGCGCGGGCGGCGGCGGCGAAACACTTCCAGCAGCGCATGATGGACATGCTCGGGCGCCATGGCCTCGACCGCCTGGCCCGACAGGTCGTGGCGCTGCTGGCCGCTGGCCACCGCCGTCAGGTAGCGCGTGGAGCGCGTGTGCTGCGCCAGCGCCAGCTTCAAATCGTCCTTGGCGATGGCCTCGCCATGCGCAGCCAGCAGGTCATGGAAGATGCCGCGCTTGAGCGGCAGCGGCTGCACGCCGAACAGCTGCGGGTGCCACTGCGCCAGTTGCTCCAGCAGCGGATGGCGGGGCGGGGGCCAGCGGGCGGTCGCGCGGCTGGTGCGCTCGCAGCTCCCGGCCCGGCAGCGCCGCCCGCCACGCCAGGGGCGCCCCGGCCCCGGCGGCGCTGGCCACCACGGCGGGCGGCGCGGCGCTCTGGCGCCCCCGCAGCAGCTGCCTGCCCGGCTGGGCCGGCTGCGGCCTGGGTGGCTGGCGCTGTGTCAGGCACAGTGCCAGACGCGGCGTTGTCTGGGCCTGGCGCAGCCGCTGCCGGCTCGGCGGCGCCAGGGGAACGGCAGCCAGCTCGGCGCTGGGCTGCGGCGGGGGAGTATTCGCGGGATGGTTCATGGCTCAACCGCTACGGCGGCGTGGCGCGCTGGCGCCTGTGGTCGATGAAAGAAAAGCCCGCCATCATGCCAGCGCCCGCAGCATCACCCGGTTGCACAAGGGCCATGGCAGCTGCCATCGGCAGAGTCCGAGTAAGACAGGCAACGATACGTAAAAACCGATGGCGCATTTTAAAATTGCTCCGATGCGCCCATCCGCCCCGCTGCCTCCGAACCCTCCCTCACCCCTGCCTGCCCCCCCGCGTCGAGGCTGGAAGGCCCTGGCGCTGGCCGGTTTCGTCGGCCTGGCGCTGGCAGCGGGCTGCGGTGCGCGCCATGAGGCCCCGTTGAGCATTGGCACCAACACCTGGGTGGGCTACGAGCCGCTGTACCTGGCACGCGATCTGGGCCTGCACGAGGGCCTGGCGCTGCGCCTGGTGGAGCTGGGCTCGACCACCCAGGCCATGGACGCGCTGCGCGTGGGTTCGCTGGATGTGGCCGGGCTGACGCTGGACGAGACGCTGACCCTGCTGCACGAGGGCGTGCCCATCAGCGTGGTCTGGGTCATGAACATCTCCGCCGGCGCCGACGCCGTGCTGGCGCAGGCCGATGTGCCTGACCTGGCCAGCCTGCGCGGGCGGCGCATCGGCGTCGAGCAGACCGCCCTGGGCGCCTATATGCTCGACGCCGCGCTGCGCCACGCCGGCCTGAAGGCCGAGGACGTCACCATCGTCCCGCTGCCCGTGGACGAGCATGTCAGCGCCTGGAGCACCGGCGCCGTCGATGCGCTGGTCACCTTCGACCCGCCGCGCCAGATGCTGCTGGACACCGGCGCACGCACCATGTTCGACAGCCGGCAGATCCCCGGCCAGATCGTCGATGTGCTGGTGGCACGGCGTGCGGCACTGCAGTGCTGCGCGGCGCGCATCGCCCAGCTGATCGCCAGCCAGCAGCAGGCGCTGGCCCATCTGCAAGCGCAGCCCCAGGACGCCCTGCAGCGCATGGCGCCGCGCCTGGGCCTGTCGCCCGAGGGCGTGGCCGCAGCCCTGGCTGGCATGGAGCTGCCCGATGGCGCAGCCAACCAGCGCCTGCTGGCCGGGGCCAACCCGCCGCTGGCGCAGACTGCCGGGCAACTGATGCAGGCCATGTGGCAGCAGGGCCTGCTGCCGCGCCAGCCCGATCTGGGCCAGCTCATCGACGATCGCTTCGCCCACACCAGCGCGGAGCAGACGCCATGAGCGACACCCGCCCCCTGGCGCAGACTGCCGCCCCCGACACGCCCCGCGTGGTGCGCCTGCAGTTGTGGCTGCCGCTGGGCATGGTGCTGACGGCGCTGGCCATCCTGTGCGTGCTGCTGGTGGTCGATGGCGGGCGCTACATCGCCAGCTTGCAGCAGTTCGCCGATCGCACCGCGCACGAAGAGCTGCTGCGCACCCGGCGCAGCCTGGAGGCGGCGCTGCGCCGCACCGATGGCAGCAGCCTGGACGGGCTGGTCACCGGACTGGGCCTGGATCGGGCCGTGCGCCACGCGGCACTGGTCGATGATGCCGGCGCCATCCTGGCCGCGACACGCCTGGCCTGGAAGGGCGGGGCAGCGCCGCAGCTCATCCCCGACTATCCGCAGCAAGCGGCCCGGCAGGTGCTGCAGACACAGCGCGAGGCGCTGGAGCTGTCCATCGCCGGACAGCGGCTGACAGCACTGGCCCCGGTCACCCTGGGCCTGCGCCCGGGCGAGCTGCGCGCCACCCGCCATGGCCTGCTGTTGATCGAATATGACCTCTCGCCTCTGGCACGGCAGGCGCTGGGGCATCTGCTGCAGCAGGCGCTGGTCTTCGGCAGCGTGCTGCTGCTGGGCGCGCTGATTGCGGTGCTGCTGGCGCGCCGCCTCATCCTGCGGCCGCTGCAGGTGCTGCAGCAGGGCCTGGCACGCATCGGCGCGGGTGACTTCACCCACGTGCCGCGCCTGCGCGGCCGGGGCGAGCTGCGCGAACTGGCCGATGCCATGGCGCGCATGGCCGCCGAACTGCAGGCGCGCAGCGCCGCGCTGCAGGACAGCGAGGCACGCTACCGCCAGCTCTCGGACGCCGCCTTCGAGGGCATCGTGCTGCACGAGGACGGCGTGATCGTCGATGGCAACGCCGCTGCCGAGCGACTGATGGGCGTGCCGCCGGGCAGCTTGATGGGGCGCGACCTGTTTTCCTTCGTCGCTGCCCATGACATGCCCATCATGCGCCAGCGCGCCCAGCAGGGCGAGGAAGGCGTCTGGAGCGTCGATCTGCTCGACCACACAGGCAGCATCATTGCCGCCGAGTGCAGCGTGCGCCAGCGCAGCGTGGGTGGGCGCACCCTCCGCGTGGTGGCCGTGCGCGACATCCGCGAGCGCCTGGCAGCGCAGGCCGAAATCCGCCAGCTCTCGCACGTCGATGCCCTGACCGGCCTGCCCAACCGCCACGCCCTGCTGCAGCAGCTGGCCGAGGAAGTCGCCCGGGACGGCCTGCCGGGGCGGCGCGCCGCGCTGGCGGTGCTGAACCTGGACGCCTTCAAGTCGGTCAACGACTCGCTGGGCATGGCCGCCGGCGACCTGGTGCTGCGCACCATCGCGCGGCGCCTGAGCGCGGCGCTGGTACCCGGGCAGGCTGTGGCGCGCATCAACGCCGACAGCTTTGCCCTGCTGATCAGCGGGCTGCAGGGCAGCCTGGAGCAGGCCTCGGCGACGGCGGCGCGCGCTGTGGAAGGGCTGCTGGCCCAGGTGGCGCAGCCCCTGCATCTGCCCGAGCACGAGCAGGTGCTGCACCTGAGCGCGGCGGCTGGCGTGGTCATGATGCCCAACGACAGCCGCGAGCCGCCCGAGCTGCTGCGCGAGGCGGAAACCGCCATGCACCAGGCCAAGCAGGCCGGCACGCGTGTGCAGTTCTTCGCCCATGCGCTGCAGCAGGCGGCCAGCGCCCGGCTGCTGCTGCGCAACGATCTGCGCCAGGCGCTCGACGGCCATGGCCAGCTGCTGCTGCACTACCAGCCGCAGGTGGACAGGCACGGGCAGATCCTGGGCGTGGAGGCGCTGGTGCGCTGGCAGCACCCTCGGCGCGGCCTGATCCCACCGGGCGAGTTCATCGCCGAGGCCGAGGCCAGCGGCCTGATCGTGCCGCTGGGCCAATGGGTGCTGGAGGAAGCCGTGAGCTGCCTGCGCCGCTGGCGCAGCCGCGCCGACGAGTTGCCCTGGGCGCGCCAGCTGTCCATGGGCGTCAACGTCAGCCCGCGCCAGTTCCGCGACAACGACTTCGTGGCGCGCGTGCAGGATGTGCTGGCGTGCGTGGGCGTGGATGCGCTGTCGCTGGAGCTGGAGCTGACCGAGAACGTGGTCGCCGACGACCTGCAGGCGACGCTGGAGAAGATGGCCGAGCTGCGCCGCCACGGCGTGCGCTTTGCGCTGGATGATTTCGGCACCGGCTACTCCAGCCTGTCCTACCTCAAGCACCTGCCCATCAACACCCTGAAGATCGACCGCTCCTTCGTCATGGACATCGGCGCGCCGGTGCAGGACGGCGGCAGCGGTGGCAAGTCGCCCTCGGTGCTGATCGATGCCATCGTGGCCATGGCGCACCAGCTCGACCTGTGCGTGCTGGCCGAGGGGGTGGAGACGCCCAGCCAGCTGGCGCGTCTGGTGGCCACCGGCTGCGACGTGTTCCAGGGCTATTACTTCAGCCGCCCCCTGCCCGAGGATGCGCTGGTGGCCTGGGCGCAGGCGCAGGCGGGCAAGGCTTCGGCGCAAGTTCAGGCCGTCGTCACCGGCCCCTGATCCAGCGCCTCATCCAACGCTTCGTCCAGCACCTCGATCCAGTGCCGCACCGGGGTGGCCGTGCCGCCCTGCAGGTGCTGGATGCAGCCGACGTTGGCCGAGACGATGGCCGCCGGCGGCTGGTCGGCAAAGACCTCGCCCAGAGCGCCCAGCTTGCGCTCGCGCAGCTGCTGCGACAGCTGGGGCTGCAGCACCGAGTACGTGCCGGCCGAGCCGCAGCACAGGTGCGCCTCGACGCGCGCCAGGCGCAGCTCGAAGCCCAGCGCGGCCAGGCCCTGCTCGACACCGCCGCGCAGCTTCTGGCCGTGCTGCAGCGTACACGGCGGATGCCAGGCCAGCGGCGCAGCAGGCGCGCGCACCCGGCCCTGCAGCCGTGGCACCAGATCGGGCAGCAGTTCGGAGACATCGCGCGCCAGCTGGCTGACGCGGGCGGCGCGCTCGGCATAGCGCGCATCGCGGCGCAGCAGGTGGCCGTATTCCTTGACCGTGGCGCCGCAGCCCGAAGCGTCGATGACCAGCGCCTCGACCCCGCCGGCCCCGGTGCCGGGCTCGATATAGGGCCACCAGGCGTCGATGTTGGCGCGCATCTGCGCCAGGCCGCCATCCTGGTCGTTGAGGTGAAAGCGGATGGCGCCGCAACAGCCGGCCTCGGGAGCGATCACGCATTCGATGCCGGCGGCGTCCAGCACGCGCGCCGTGGCCGCGCTGATGCCCGGCGCCAGGGTCGGCTGCACGCAGCCGGCCAGCAGCAGCACCCGGCGCGCATGGCGGCGCTTGGGCCAGGGCCGGGTGCGCTGCTGCGGTGGCGCGGCAGGCGGCACCTTGTCCTGCAGCGCCGGCGGCAGCAGGCCGCGCACGGCCTGGCCCAGCTTCATGGCCGGGGCAAACAGCGACGAGGTCAGGCCCTCCTTGAGCGCCCAGCGCACGGCGCGCTCGCCCATGGGGCGCGGCACCTGTTCATCGACCAGCTTGCGGCCAATGTCCAGCAGATGGCCATACTGCACGCCGCTGGGGCAGGTGCTCTCGCAGTTGCGGCAGGTCAGGCAGCGATCGAGGTGCAGTTGCGTGCTGCGCGTGGGCGCGTGGCCCTCCAGCACCTGCTTGATGAGGTAGATGCGCCCGCGCGGGCCGTCGAGCTCATCGCCCAGCAACTGGTAGGTCGGGCAGGTGGCCGTGCAAAAGCCGCAATGCACGCACTTGCGCACGATGGCTTCGGCCTCCTGCCCCTCGGGCGTGCCGGCGTACTGGGGTGCCAGGGTGGTCTGCATGGTGTCGTATCCCTTCAAAGTCTGCTGCAGCCGGCCTCTACATCCGGCTGTCCGGGCGGCGGCCCGGGCGGCTGCGCCACCAGGCGGCCAGGCGCTGGGTGTCCATGAGCAGCGGCGGCAGCGACAGGCCCAGCAGCAGCGCCGCCTGCGGCACCACCCAGATGAAGCCGTAGTGCTGGAACGCCGCCGCGCCCAGCACGCCGCCGATGACGAACAGCGCCAGCAAGCTGGCGTACAGCCGCACGCGCTCGCGATTGGCGCGCACGCGCGCAGCACGCGGCGTGCCAGTGCGGTTCCAGTACAGCATCTTGCCCAGCTCCATGCCGAGATCGGTGACCACGCCGGTCATGTGCGTGGTGCGGATCTGCGCCGAACTCATCTTGGTGACCACGGCGTTTTGTACGCCCATCATGAAAGCCAGCAGCAGCACCGCCAGCGGCACGGCAAAGGGCGTCGGCCACTGCAGCAT
This portion of the Melaminivora jejuensis genome encodes:
- the lplT gene encoding lysophospholipid transporter LplT; translated protein: MKRGFYTIMSAQFFSSLADNALFVTAVELLRTSGAPEWQRAALVPMFALFYVVLAPFVGAFADSQPKGRVMFISNAIKVVGCLMMLYGSHPLLAYAVVGLGAAAYSPAKYGILTELLPASQLVQANGWIEGLTIASIILGVLLGGQLVAPHISGILLALDFPLIDFGIDLPAESAIMALVPIYGLAAWFNLRIPRTNVELRPMPRNPLALLPDFWTCNGRLWRDRLGQISLSTTTLFWGVSGNLRYIVLAWSAAALGYGVTQASALVGVVAIGTAAGAILASTRMRLDTATRVIPLGIAMGVFVMLMNVIHSIWLAIPFLIILGALGGFLVVPMNALLQHRGHNLMGAGRSIAVQNFNEQAAILGMGAFYSLSTRFGLSAFGAITIFGLLVAVVMWLIGRWHRYNLRCHAREMEQLLAIARSDQH
- a CDS encoding putative bifunctional diguanylate cyclase/phosphodiesterase encodes the protein MSDTRPLAQTAAPDTPRVVRLQLWLPLGMVLTALAILCVLLVVDGGRYIASLQQFADRTAHEELLRTRRSLEAALRRTDGSSLDGLVTGLGLDRAVRHAALVDDAGAILAATRLAWKGGAAPQLIPDYPQQAARQVLQTQREALELSIAGQRLTALAPVTLGLRPGELRATRHGLLLIEYDLSPLARQALGHLLQQALVFGSVLLLGALIAVLLARRLILRPLQVLQQGLARIGAGDFTHVPRLRGRGELRELADAMARMAAELQARSAALQDSEARYRQLSDAAFEGIVLHEDGVIVDGNAAAERLMGVPPGSLMGRDLFSFVAAHDMPIMRQRAQQGEEGVWSVDLLDHTGSIIAAECSVRQRSVGGRTLRVVAVRDIRERLAAQAEIRQLSHVDALTGLPNRHALLQQLAEEVARDGLPGRRAALAVLNLDAFKSVNDSLGMAAGDLVLRTIARRLSAALVPGQAVARINADSFALLISGLQGSLEQASATAARAVEGLLAQVAQPLHLPEHEQVLHLSAAAGVVMMPNDSREPPELLREAETAMHQAKQAGTRVQFFAHALQQAASARLLLRNDLRQALDGHGQLLLHYQPQVDRHGQILGVEALVRWQHPRRGLIPPGEFIAEAEASGLIVPLGQWVLEEAVSCLRRWRSRADELPWARQLSMGVNVSPRQFRDNDFVARVQDVLACVGVDALSLELELTENVVADDLQATLEKMAELRRHGVRFALDDFGTGYSSLSYLKHLPINTLKIDRSFVMDIGAPVQDGGSGGKSPSVLIDAIVAMAHQLDLCVLAEGVETPSQLARLVATGCDVFQGYYFSRPLPEDALVAWAQAQAGKASAQVQAVVTGP
- a CDS encoding DMT family transporter — encoded protein: MKTPLPVLALLFNALIWGLAWWPFRQMLDAGLHPLWATALMYAAIVAVLTLARPGIWAQARAVPALLLLAFSSGLNNVAFNWAISIGDVVRVILLFYLMPAWAVLLAWRILGERPTPAALGRLALAFAGVLLVLWPQGAGASARLSATLGLADGLALLGGFMFALTNVLLRRMQAVPSQARMLAMFVGCCAMALLAALGGQALALVPAFPAFDARWALAAAGLAVLLMVGNWALQYGAARLAAGTTAVVMLSEVVFASGSSMLAGSAQPTAQTLLGGALVVGAALLAALRR
- a CDS encoding ABC transporter substrate-binding protein, translated to MSIGTNTWVGYEPLYLARDLGLHEGLALRLVELGSTTQAMDALRVGSLDVAGLTLDETLTLLHEGVPISVVWVMNISAGADAVLAQADVPDLASLRGRRIGVEQTALGAYMLDAALRHAGLKAEDVTIVPLPVDEHVSAWSTGAVDALVTFDPPRQMLLDTGARTMFDSRQIPGQIVDVLVARRAALQCCAARIAQLIASQQQALAHLQAQPQDALQRMAPRLGLSPEGVAAALAGMELPDGAANQRLLAGANPPLAQTAGQLMQAMWQQGLLPRQPDLGQLIDDRFAHTSAEQTP
- a CDS encoding cytochrome-c peroxidase — translated: MRDKPLFKSPVLRLVLGAVSAAAMLALAPARAAEPVQPIEPARNVNAAQAELGKKLWFDPRLSRSGFISCNSCHNLSMGGSDNLKTSIGHNWQKGPINSPTVLNSSLNMAQFWDGRAKDLREQAGGPIANPGEMAFTHDLALDMLRSIPQYVAEFKQVFGHDKLTINEVTTAIAAFEETLVTPNARFDKWLKGDKQAINAQELRGYELFKGSGCVACHNGPNLGGTSFQKMGLVEPYQTDNPAEGRYAVTKNDAERFNFKVPTLRNVELTYPYFHDGAADTLAQAVDTMGRIQLGRKFSEQENADIVAFLKTLTGEQPQIVLPILPPSSDKTKRPQPFD